The following proteins are co-located in the Gordonia polyisoprenivorans genome:
- a CDS encoding heme ABC transporter ATP-binding protein yields MVTVPQPRNGSQRHAGIRAEDIVVTLGGRDVVDHVSLEVTPGELVALVGPNGCGKSTLLSALSGVRTPQHGTAVLDGHDVAHTSHRDLARRRSMVTQHNRVDTPFTVGEVVEMGRYPWLRTPHAARSPELIADAITRCDLDSLVHQPFPQLSGGQQARVSLARALAQNTPVMMLDEPTAALDIRHQEQVLQILCEHRDSGAAILLVVHDLTLAAAYADRVALMKDGRLLAFGPTREVMTSELLSATYDHPVDIFERDGRLIVMPLRR; encoded by the coding sequence GTGGTGACGGTGCCGCAGCCACGTAACGGATCGCAACGACATGCGGGCATCCGGGCCGAGGACATCGTCGTGACACTCGGCGGTCGCGACGTCGTCGACCACGTGTCCCTGGAGGTGACCCCCGGCGAGCTGGTGGCACTCGTCGGCCCCAACGGTTGCGGCAAATCGACTCTGCTGTCGGCGTTGTCCGGCGTGCGGACCCCGCAGCACGGCACGGCAGTCCTCGACGGTCACGACGTCGCACACACCTCCCACCGCGATCTGGCGCGACGCCGGTCGATGGTCACCCAGCACAATCGGGTCGACACCCCGTTCACCGTCGGCGAGGTCGTGGAGATGGGACGGTATCCGTGGTTGCGGACCCCGCACGCTGCCCGGTCACCCGAACTCATCGCCGATGCGATCACTCGCTGCGATCTCGATTCACTTGTCCATCAACCTTTTCCGCAGCTCTCCGGCGGGCAGCAGGCCCGGGTGTCATTGGCGCGGGCGTTGGCGCAGAACACACCGGTGATGATGCTCGACGAGCCGACCGCCGCACTCGACATCCGCCACCAGGAGCAGGTCCTGCAGATCCTGTGCGAGCATCGCGATTCGGGCGCCGCGATCCTGCTGGTGGTACACGACCTCACCCTGGCCGCGGCCTACGCCGACCGTGTCGCATTGATGAAGGACGGCCGACTCCTCGCATTCGGCCCGACCCGAGAGGTGATGACGAGCGAATTGCTCTCGGCGACCTACGATCACCCGGTCGACATCTTCGAGCGGGACGGAAGGCTCATCGTCATGCCGCTGCGGCGGTAG